The Gloeobacter violaceus PCC 7421 DNA window TGCCGACGCTCGTGTTTGAGCCATTTTCTGTAAGCAAGCGGTCGCTTGCAAATCCCGAGGTTACTGGAATGGGCAGAGCACTTTGGTTGATTTCCGCCTGGACAGCGTCGAGGTTTGCGAAAAGAATGCCTGCGCTAAACAGCAGGGCAAATTGGACATGTTTAAGCCTGCACGAGGCTGTTGTAAGCCGTGCTTGTTCAGACATATTTCCTCCATTATTGGGCGAACAATATCCGCTGTCTACCGAGATTAACTGTCGGCAAGCAAGCACAAAAAGGAGCCTTCAGGCCCAACTATGAGTGATTGGCCAAGAGCAACGACCCGGTTGATGACAATCGAGAGCTGCACTCAATATTTCAATAGGAAGAGTAGCGCCAGGCCAGATCAATCACTGTCTGGACTAGCTTTCGGAAGGGACGACGTCACAACGAAACTTTGATGACGTTGAATGCATATCTGGCGTTACAAGACGGTTACATGATTTGCAGCAAAGCATAGGTTTCAAGATAATCACAATTATTCTCCTGCATCGAGTGAAATTTCTCTGCTTCTGCGGCCAAGGATTCTTCGTTGTGCCACGAAGGCCCTGTGCTTCAAATGATCGACTCGGCGTTCCTCTAGGGACTACACGTAGGCGGCGAAAAGGGAAAACAGAGTCGGTACGCCAGTGCACACAGCTACCAGAACAAAAAACAGAAACAGTCCCGCCAGCCTAACCCTGGTCCATTGCTAAACACTCTTCGTGCTGTCAACTGAACGAACGAGGGAGGGCTCGGGCTGAGCATAACGCTCAAAAGATAGCATGTTCTTCCACCAAATTAGTGAAGTGGCGAATATAGGGCGGAAGTTACGAATTGCTGAAATCGCGCTTTCCTGTTCTGAAATGCTTGATTAGACTATCCAATCGATTCGAGACCACGTTGATGTGTTGCAAGGCACATTCGCTTGAAATGCTCTCGGGGCAATACTTTTACTGATTTAGTTATTAATTTTTCCTTTTTGTTATGCAACACCCCTGTACAATGTCTCCGGTCACGCTGGTGTGGGGGCCGATGCCAAGGCTGTCCGGTTTTGAAATTGCTGAGAGTGTACAGGAGCTTTCTCGCTTGTTGCGCGAGTGTGTTTCGACAAGGGGCAAAGAGCGCCTGCAGGTGCTGTATCTGTACAAAGCGGGTTTGATGGGCTGCGAGCGCGACCTTGCCGCCTTTGTCGGCCGCAATCCTTCGACGGTCTATCGCTGGCTGCAGTGCTACAGGCGGGGAGGGCTTCGTCGGCTGTTGTCCCCCAAGAGCGGCGGCGGTCGGACTGCCGGCATCCGCGGCACTGTCCTGGACAAACTGGTC harbors:
- a CDS encoding helix-turn-helix domain-containing protein, translating into MPRLSGFEIAESVQELSRLLRECVSTRGKERLQVLYLYKAGLMGCERDLAAFVGRNPSTVYRWLQCYRRGGLRRLLSPKSGGGRTAGIRGTVLDKLVAYLEAAQGFNSYKQVQAWLRNECGLEVSYKVVHATLRYRLGLRPSSGPPGTGNA